From Xanthomonas sp. 10-10:
ATCATCGGCATGTGCGCGAACTTGGGCACCGGCGCGCCCAGCGCTTCATAGATGTTGATCTGGCGCGGGGTGTTGTTGATGTGGTCGTCGCCGCGGATCACCTCGGTGATGCCCATGTCCCAATCGTCCACCACCACCGCGAAGTTGTAGGTGGGAAAGCCATCCGGGCGGAAGATCACCATGTCGTCGAGCTCGCTGTTGGCGATCTCGATGCGGCCCTTGATCAGGTCGTCGAACACCACCGTGCCGCCGAGCGGATTCTTGAAGCGGATCACCCGGTTCGGGTCGTCCCGATACGGCAGCTGCTGCTCGCGCGCGGCGCCGTTGTAGCGCGGCTTTTCCTGCCTGGCCATCGCGGCCTCACGCATGGCGTCGAGCTCTTCGCGGGTTTCGTAGGCGTAATAGGCCTTGCCCTGTGCCAGCAATTGCTCGGCCACCTCCTGGTAACGGGCGATGCGCTGGGTCTGGTAGATCGGGCCTTCGTCATAGCCCAGACCCAGCCAGTCCATCGCCTCCAGGATGGCGTCGATGGCCGCCTGGGTGCTGCGTTCGCGGTCGGTGTCTTCGATGCGCAGCACGAACTGCCCGCCGCGGTGGCGCGCCTCCAGCCAGCAATACAGGGCGGTGCGGGCGCCGCCGATGTGCAGGTAACCGGTGGGGCTGGGAGCAAAGCGGGTGCGGCAGGTCATGGAACGCTCGGCGAAACGGGAGTGCGCCGATTTTACCTTGCGCAGCGTGGCCCTGCCCGGCCGGACGCTACGGCAGTGATGTCGGGGGCGCATCGGCCCTGCGGGACCCTGGCCGGCGCTGCCGGCACGCCCGCACCCTGCCGCGCAGCGCCTTCAGCCGCGCGCATCTGCGCTGCGACCAGGGCGGTTGCAGATCCACCCGCCGGCTGCACCACGGAGGCTGCAGCCGGCGCGTCGGCATGGCTTAGCGATTGCGCAACAGGTCGCCGTACACCACGCATTCGCCATCGCTGCGCGCCGGGCCGGGCGCGTCGTACAACACCAGCCAGCTGGGGACCTTGCCGGCCAGCTGCGGCGGCAGATTGCAGATGGCCTCGGCGCGGTCGCTGTCGGTGCCATGCGGCAGCACCGCCGATTCCAGCAGTGCATGCTGAAAGCGCACCGCTTCGCGGTTGGCAGCCAGCACGGTGCGTGCATCCGGCCACTTGAACAGGCGGATCTCGCCGTTCAACACCATCGTGGGGCCGGCCAGCAGGTACAGATCGTCGCCGGAATAATGCAGATCGCGGATACCCAGCCCGCCTAGTTGCAAAAAGTGTTTGCGCAGCAGTGTGCCGTCCTCGTCCAGCGGCGCCAGGCGCAGATGGTCGCCATGCGCCTCCACCTGGATTTCCAGCAGCGCCGACCAGCCACGCAGCACCGGTCCGCGCAGGCCCAGCAGCAGGCGCTTGCCGTCGGCCACGATGCCTTCGATATCGAAGCCGTTGTCCTTGCCGGGAATCTTCAGGAACGGGCCGAAATGCGCGTCGTCGGCCAGCAGCTCGGTGAGCTGGTTGTGCTTGGCGTCGCCCTTGAGCCGCAGCGCGCGGCGGCCGTCGGCCGCTTCGCGCACCAGGCGCGGAGTGCCGTCGGCATCGCGCTCGATCGGCAGGCAGGCCAGCAGACGGCGGTTGGCGTCGAGCTTGAGTTTGGTCAGGCGCT
This genomic window contains:
- a CDS encoding DUF3616 domain-containing protein, producing the protein MLKKTLIPHSVRLEFAPGALVHSNLSGAAFTDDWLWVAGDEACAVDRLRKLQPGQRETLRFGQGQSFPLAELLDLPGEAAEEADLEGMGLSDGYLWVIGSHGLKRKNAKPGRDDADNAKRLTKLKLDANRRLLACLPIERDADGTPRLVREAADGRRALRLKGDAKHNQLTELLADDAHFGPFLKIPGKDNGFDIEGIVADGKRLLLGLRGPVLRGWSALLEIQVEAHGDHLRLAPLDEDGTLLRKHFLQLGGLGIRDLHYSGDDLYLLAGPTMVLNGEIRLFKWPDARTVLAANREAVRFQHALLESAVLPHGTDSDRAEAICNLPPQLAGKVPSWLVLYDAPGPARSDGECVVYGDLLRNR